The nucleotide window CTCTCCGCTGCAGGCGATGACCGTGCTTGCGAGCGCAACGCTGGCCAGCAGCCGCAGGCTCAGGCCGAGTCCGCCGCGGGCGCGCTCTCTATTCGAAAATGACGAAGTCCTCATCGGCAAAGGTCAGCTCCGGGGTCTTGGGTGTGCGCCGCTCCGGCGGGCCGCGCAGGTAGTTGAGGACGGTGCTGGCGCTGCGGAAGATCCCGTAGCTGCTCTTGGCGTCGCGGGGGGCTTGCGCGAAGTAGAGCTGCACCGTGTTGTCGCCGCGCTGGCTGCGCAGCAACGCCTGGGGCGCCGAATACCAGGCCGGGGTCGTTTCCACCAGCGTGATGTTGCGCACGCGGAAGCGCAGGCAGTTGCGCTCGGCGCCGCTGATCACGAGGCGATCGACCGCGGCCAAGGGGATGTAGTAGGAGGGCCCGTCGACGGCGGCAGTGAGGAAGGATCCGTTGCCCGAGACGAGCCGGACGCCCGCGCCGGAGGCCTGGCTGATGTCAACCGGCGGGCCGAAGTCGCCGCCCGTCGTGAGGTCGCCGGGGTCGCGCCAGGAGAGCGTCGCGGGCGGCCCCGGATCGAACCGCAGGTAGCCGACCCCTGGCTCGCTGTCCGCCGAGGCGCTCTTGATCGTCACGCCGGTAATCGCGGTCGGTTGGCTGACGCTGATGACCGTCCGAATACCCTCGTCGACCTCCTCATAGCGGTAGCTCAGGTCGAGCTGGCGCTGCGAGTCGTTGGCCCGCGGGTCGGTGTGGCCACGCACCTCGACGCGGTTGAGCAGCCCGTCGAGATCGGCGTCGTCGAGCGGATCGACGGCGAGGTAGTTGGTGCCCGCGATCAACTCGACACGATCCGGGAGGCCGTCGGCGTCGGTGTCGAAGAGCGAGTCGTGGGTGCCGAGGAGCCGCTCCTCACAGGCGTTCAGCCCGTCGCGATCGCGATCGCCGTAGAGGCGCCAGCGCTTGCTGCCGCCGGCCGGATCGCAGGGGTCGAGATCGTCGCGGGTGGTGGTCGGGAGATCGATGCACTCGATCGGCTGAGTGGCGCCGAGCGGATCGCTAGCCAGCTTGACCTCGATGCCGTCACCGACCCCGTCGCCGTCGGTGTCTGGATCCTCGGGACAGGTGCCGAGGGCGCGCTCGTTATCGCTGCTCAGGCCGTCCTGATCGGAATCGGCCACCGGTCCGGTGCCGCCGGGCACGACGCTGTTGTTGACGACCACGAGCTCCTTGATCACCAGCGGCTCGCGCGCCGTGTAGAGGTCGACGTGGTTGAACGAGATCGCCTCGGGCACCGCGTATTCGAG belongs to Pseudomonadota bacterium and includes:
- a CDS encoding VWA domain-containing protein — translated: MRPRKPVLSSARLILPTGRTPHRAVRRWRPLSWAALPLLAVLAASCTDAGVYRSRLAPFQANKLAVTGTVCSDDPRQRNFPVKVMFVIDTSQSLVDPANDPTGLRGKAVNDVITLWSRNPNYSFGVIEYGGRAVNRIDGGFTRDTSLLNAAATAVQASSGGCQGVRCRDLRSALSLASSIITGDVLGGDPGVVSRTSYAVVVFAGGGPVPAINRCACRDPAVEAAGWAGCPWTECDDPSAPNSVTCGNAPCADTFTQWVVPTAPADFGVDPATLAGRTCKLTCVFPAGGFARSCEERQLVGAVRELREFVLKNGASELQLHTTYLADRATRGATDSFRAPSCIVSGVERGAEADRARAVHLLSEMAFAGGGSFLEYAVPEAISFNHVDLYTAREPLVIKELVVVNNSVVPGGTGPVADSDQDGLSSDNERALGTCPEDPDTDGDGVGDGIEVKLASDPLGATQPIECIDLPTTTRDDLDPCDPAGGSKRWRLYGDRDRDGLNACEERLLGTHDSLFDTDADGLPDRVELIAGTNYLAVDPLDDADLDGLLNRVEVRGHTDPRANDSQRQLDLSYRYEEVDEGIRTVISVSQPTAITGVTIKSASADSEPGVGYLRFDPGPPATLSWRDPGDLTTGGDFGPPVDISQASGAGVRLVSGNGSFLTAAVDGPSYYIPLAAVDRLVISGAERNCLRFRVRNITLVETTPAWYSAPQALLRSQRGDNTVQLYFAQAPRDAKSSYGIFRSASTVLNYLRGPPERRTPKTPELTFADEDFVIFE